In Burkholderia sp. NRF60-BP8, a single window of DNA contains:
- a CDS encoding phosphoglycolate phosphatase, whose product MADSSFAGHAPAGAATGAAAIRFAAPRIDAALIDLDGTMVDTADDFTAGLNGMLARLGAPATSRDEVIGYVGKGSEHLIQSVLKPRFPADEAHARFDDALAIYQTEYAKINGRHTRLYPDVAAGLDALRAAGIRLACVTNKPHRFAVELLEQYGLAGCFGIVLGGDSVARKKPDPLPMLTACDALGVAPGTAVAIGDSENDALAGRAAGMATLTVPYGYNHGKAIQTINSDGIVDSLLVAARAISAHNAGRPTL is encoded by the coding sequence GTGGCCGACTCGTCGTTCGCCGGCCACGCGCCGGCCGGAGCCGCCACGGGCGCGGCCGCGATCCGCTTTGCCGCACCGCGCATCGATGCCGCGCTGATCGACCTCGACGGCACGATGGTCGACACGGCCGACGATTTCACGGCCGGCCTGAACGGGATGCTCGCGCGGCTCGGCGCGCCGGCCACGTCGCGCGACGAAGTGATCGGCTACGTCGGCAAGGGCTCCGAACACCTGATCCAAAGCGTGCTGAAGCCGCGCTTCCCGGCCGATGAAGCGCACGCGCGCTTCGACGACGCGCTCGCGATCTACCAGACCGAATACGCGAAGATCAACGGTCGCCACACGCGTCTCTATCCGGACGTGGCGGCCGGGCTCGACGCGCTGCGCGCGGCCGGCATCCGGCTCGCGTGCGTGACGAACAAGCCGCACCGCTTCGCGGTCGAACTGCTCGAGCAATACGGGCTGGCCGGCTGCTTCGGCATCGTGCTCGGCGGCGACAGCGTCGCGCGCAAGAAGCCCGATCCGCTGCCGATGCTGACGGCCTGCGACGCGCTCGGCGTCGCGCCGGGCACCGCGGTCGCGATCGGCGACTCGGAAAACGACGCGCTGGCCGGCCGCGCGGCCGGGATGGCGACGCTGACGGTGCCGTACGGCTACAACCACGGCAAAGCTATACAAACGATAAATTCGGATGGTATAGTCGATTCGTTGCTGGTCGCGGCTCGCGCAATTTCCGCGCACAACGCCGGCCGGCCAACCCTCTGA